A genomic window from Variovorax paradoxus includes:
- a CDS encoding arylesterase, protein MTTAALGSAGLWTTAAQAQAQAQVPMAGKPVILVLGDSLSAEYGLKRGEGWVPLLEKRLAQQKIAATVVNASISGDTSSGGRSRLASLLAQHKPSHVVLELGANDALRGLPLSDTESNLMQITKAAQAAGAKVLIVGIQVPPNYGGDYTRRFEAVFSKVAGATKSALVPFLLKGVADAPDALSLFQADRIHPTAAAQPQLLDNVWPELRKLLPK, encoded by the coding sequence TTGACCACCGCCGCGCTCGGCAGCGCGGGGCTATGGACGACCGCGGCGCAGGCCCAGGCTCAGGCCCAGGTACCGATGGCTGGCAAGCCGGTGATCCTGGTGCTCGGCGATTCGCTGAGTGCAGAGTACGGCCTCAAGCGCGGCGAAGGCTGGGTACCCTTGCTGGAAAAAAGGCTTGCGCAGCAGAAGATCGCGGCCACCGTGGTCAACGCCAGCATCAGCGGCGACACCAGCTCCGGCGGGCGCTCGCGCCTTGCCTCGCTGCTCGCACAGCACAAGCCCAGCCACGTGGTGCTGGAGCTCGGCGCCAACGACGCGCTGCGCGGCCTGCCACTCTCGGACACCGAAAGCAACCTGATGCAGATCACCAAGGCCGCGCAGGCTGCGGGCGCAAAGGTGCTGATCGTCGGCATCCAGGTGCCGCCGAACTACGGCGGCGACTACACGCGGCGCTTCGAGGCGGTGTTCTCCAAGGTAGCGGGCGCGACCAAGTCCGCGCTCGTGCCCTTCCTGCTCAAGGGCGTGGCCGATGCGCCCGATGCGCTCTCGCTGTTCCAGGCCGACCGCATCCACCCGACCGCCGCGGCACAGCCTCAACTGCTGGACAACGTCTGGCCCGAGCTGCGCAAGCTGCTGCCGAAATAA
- a CDS encoding ABC transporter ATP-binding protein, with protein sequence MSQPPSDAIVAVEHVFKSVTDSAGTLDILQDIDFTLGARETAAIVGASGSGKSTLLSIIAGLDTPTRGTVRIAGEDIFAIDEDERAAVRAQRVGFVFQSFQLLGNLSALENVMLPLELANRKDARKAATEMLGRVGLGQRLGHYPKVLSGGEQQRVALARAFVVQPALLLADEPTGSLDFATGEQVMRLMFDLNRELGTTLVLVTHDRGIAARCERRITIEAGRVALNEKVALAPA encoded by the coding sequence ATGTCCCAACCCCCGTCTGATGCAATTGTCGCCGTCGAGCATGTCTTCAAGTCCGTCACCGATTCGGCCGGCACGCTGGACATTCTGCAGGACATCGATTTCACCCTCGGCGCGCGGGAAACCGCGGCCATCGTCGGCGCCTCGGGCTCCGGCAAGAGCACCCTGCTCTCGATCATCGCGGGGCTAGACACACCAACGCGCGGCACGGTGCGCATCGCCGGCGAAGACATCTTCGCCATCGACGAGGACGAGCGCGCCGCCGTGCGCGCGCAGCGCGTGGGCTTCGTGTTCCAGAGCTTCCAGCTGCTGGGCAACCTGAGCGCGCTCGAAAACGTGATGCTCCCGCTGGAGCTGGCCAACCGAAAAGATGCGCGCAAGGCGGCCACCGAAATGCTCGGCCGCGTCGGCCTCGGCCAGCGGCTCGGGCACTACCCCAAGGTGCTCTCGGGCGGCGAGCAGCAGCGTGTGGCGCTGGCCCGTGCCTTCGTGGTGCAACCGGCGCTGCTGCTGGCCGACGAGCCCACCGGCAGCCTCGACTTCGCCACCGGTGAGCAGGTGATGCGGCTGATGTTCGACCTCAATCGCGAGCTCGGCACCACGCTCGTGCTCGTCACCCACGACCGGGGCATCGCAGCCCGATGCGAGCGACGCATCACCATCGAGGCCGGTCGTGTCGCACTTAATGAAAAAGTGGCTCTGGCGCCCGCCTGA
- a CDS encoding ribosomal protein L7/L12, giving the protein MEELPPDAALALQRGRMIEAIKIVRARTGVDLKSAKDAVDRYADRLERGEGDARGRGAPAAAMQDRGFASMPSIALAALAQGNKIEAIRLTREATGLSLSAAKRLVDNHDDPALGSFSPLTQHMPRRPMDEPGRVHGDGYKWLPALIIVLAAVMAWLLIAGKA; this is encoded by the coding sequence ATGGAGGAGCTTCCGCCCGACGCCGCCCTGGCGCTGCAGCGCGGCAGGATGATCGAGGCCATCAAGATCGTGCGCGCCCGCACGGGCGTGGACCTCAAGTCGGCCAAGGACGCTGTCGATCGCTACGCCGACAGGCTGGAGCGAGGGGAAGGCGATGCCCGCGGACGCGGTGCGCCTGCCGCCGCCATGCAGGACCGCGGCTTCGCCTCCATGCCCTCCATCGCACTCGCAGCCCTGGCGCAGGGCAACAAGATCGAGGCCATCCGCCTCACGCGCGAAGCCACGGGCCTGAGCCTGTCTGCGGCCAAGCGGCTGGTCGACAACCATGACGACCCGGCGCTCGGAAGTTTCAGCCCCCTGACCCAGCACATGCCCCGCCGCCCGATGGACGAACCGGGCCGCGTACATGGCGACGGCTACAAATGGCTGCCGGCGTTGATCATCGTGCTGGCGGCGGTCATGGCCTGGTTGTTGATTGCCGGAAAGGCTTGA
- a CDS encoding PLP-dependent transferase, which produces MSKPSTTLIHHPYVPPATFAAPQPGVFKASTVFFADVAAMRARDWRTKAGYTYGLHGTPTTFTLEERLATLEGGTECLLVPSGLAAISLVSFAFLKTGDEVLIPDNAYGPNKALATGELANFGITHRMYDAMNPADLAAKLSERTRLVWVEAAGSVTMEFPDLPALVNVCRARGVMTALDNTWGAGLAFAPFDFNDSGQGVDISVHALTKYPSGGGDVLMGSVITRDERLHRALKLTHMRMGFGIGVGDVETLLRSLPSIALRYAAHDRAARELAGWLNGCDEIAQVLHPALEDSPGHVHWRALCGETNLAAGLFSVVFDERYSTEQVDRFCDSLQLFRLGYSWGGPISLVVPYDIGLMRDASVARWPYKGTLVRFSIGLEDVEDLRADLQQALARM; this is translated from the coding sequence ATGAGCAAGCCTTCCACGACCCTGATCCACCACCCCTACGTCCCGCCCGCCACCTTCGCCGCGCCGCAGCCCGGCGTGTTCAAGGCATCGACCGTGTTCTTCGCCGACGTGGCCGCCATGCGCGCGCGCGACTGGCGCACCAAAGCCGGCTACACCTACGGCCTGCACGGCACTCCCACCACCTTCACGCTGGAAGAGCGCCTGGCCACGCTCGAAGGCGGCACCGAATGCCTGCTCGTGCCCAGCGGGCTGGCGGCCATCTCGCTGGTGTCGTTCGCCTTTCTCAAGACCGGCGACGAGGTGCTGATTCCCGACAACGCCTACGGCCCCAACAAGGCGCTGGCCACCGGTGAGCTGGCGAATTTCGGCATCACACACCGCATGTACGACGCGATGAATCCGGCCGACCTCGCGGCCAAGCTGTCGGAGCGCACGCGGCTGGTCTGGGTCGAGGCGGCGGGCTCGGTGACGATGGAGTTTCCCGACCTGCCCGCCCTCGTCAACGTCTGCCGCGCGCGGGGTGTGATGACCGCGCTTGACAACACCTGGGGCGCGGGCCTGGCCTTTGCGCCTTTCGACTTCAACGACAGCGGGCAGGGCGTCGACATCTCGGTGCATGCGCTCACCAAGTACCCGAGCGGCGGCGGCGACGTGCTCATGGGCAGCGTGATCACGCGCGACGAGCGGCTGCATCGCGCGCTCAAGCTCACGCACATGCGCATGGGCTTCGGCATCGGCGTGGGCGATGTCGAGACGCTGCTGCGTTCGCTGCCCAGCATCGCGCTGCGCTATGCCGCGCACGACCGTGCGGCGCGCGAACTGGCCGGCTGGCTCAACGGCTGCGACGAGATCGCGCAGGTGCTGCACCCCGCGCTCGAAGACTCGCCCGGGCACGTGCACTGGCGCGCGCTGTGTGGTGAGACCAACCTGGCCGCAGGCCTGTTCTCGGTCGTGTTCGACGAGCGCTACAGCACCGAGCAGGTCGACCGCTTCTGCGACAGCCTGCAGCTTTTTCGCCTCGGCTATTCGTGGGGCGGCCCCATCAGCCTGGTGGTGCCGTACGACATCGGCTTGATGCGCGATGCCTCTGTGGCGCGCTGGCCTTACAAGGGAACGCTCGTTCGTTTTTCGATCGGCCTTGAAGACGTGGAGGACCTGCGCGCCGACTTGCAGCAGGCGCTGGCGCGGATGTAA